A single window of Cervus canadensis isolate Bull #8, Minnesota chromosome 17, ASM1932006v1, whole genome shotgun sequence DNA harbors:
- the MAN2C1 gene encoding alpha-mannosidase 2C1 isoform X1 — MAAAAPALKHWRTTLERVEKFVSPLYFTDCNLRGRLFGDSCPVAELSSFLTPERLPYEEAVQQDFRPAQVGDSFGPTWWTCWFRVELTIPEAWVGQEVHLRWESDGEGLVWRDGEPVQGLTKEGEKTSYILTDKLGEKDPRSLTLYVEVACNGLLGAGKGSMIAAPDPEKMFQVSRAELAVFHRDVYKLLVDLELLLGIAKGLGEDNQRSFQALYTANQMVNVCDPAQPETFPVAQALASKFFGQRGGESQHTIHAMGHCHIDTAWLWPFKETVRKCARSWVTVVQLMERNPEFIFACSQAQQLEWVRSYYPGLHARLQEFACRGQFVPVGGTWVEMDGNLPSGESMVRQFLQGQNFFRQEFGKMCSEFWLPDTFGYSAQLPQIMRSCGIKRFLTQKLSWNLVNSFPHHTFFWEGLDGSQVLAHFPPGDSYGMQGSVEEVLKTVAKNRDKGRTNHSAFLFGFGDGGGGPTQTMVDRLKRLCNTDGLPRVQLSSPERLFSALEGHSEQLCTWVGELFLELHNGTYTTHAQIKKGNRECERILHDVELLSSLALARSAQFLYPAALLQDLWRLLLLTQFHDVVTGSCIQLVAEEAICHYEDIRSHGNTLLSAAAAALCAGEPGPEGLLIVNTLPWKRTEVLALPRSGGAHSLALVTVPSMGFAPAPTPTSLQPLLPQQPVFVVQETDSSVTLDNGIIRVRLDPTGRLTSLVLVASGREAIAEGAMGNQFVLFDDVPLYWDAWDVMDYHLETRKPVLGQAGTLAVGTEGGVRGSAWFLLQISPNSRLSQEVVLDVGCPYVRFHTEVHWHEAHKFLKVEFPARVRSPQATYEVQFGHLQRPTHYNTSWDWARFEVWAHRWMDLSEHGFGLALLNDCKYGASVRGNVLSLSLLRAPKSPDATVDMGRHEFTYALMPHKGSFQDAGVIPAAYSLNFPLLALPAPGPAPAAAWSAFSVSSPAVVLETVKQAETSPQGRTLLLRLYEAHGSHTDCWLHTSLPVQEAVLCDLLERRDPTGPLLLRDNRLKLTFTPFQVQSLLLVLQPPPN; from the exons atggcggcggcggcgccggccCTGAAGCACTGGCGCACTACTCTGGAGCGGGTGGAGAAATTCGTGTCGCCGCTCTACTTTACCGATTGTAATCTCCGCGGCAG GCTCTTTGGAGACAGCTGCCCAGTGGCCGAGCTCTCCAGCTTCTTGACGCCCGAAAGACTTCCCTACGAGGAGGCAGTCCAGCAGGACTTCCGCCCCGCGCAGGTCGGCGACAGCTTCGGACCCAC ATGGTGGACCTGTTGGTTCCGCGTAGAGCTGACCATCCCAGAGGCATGGGTGGGTCAGGAAGTTCACCTTCGCTGGGAAAGTGATGGAGAAGGCCTGGTGTGGCGTGATGGGGAACCTGTCCAG GGTTTGAccaaagagggagagaaaaccaGCTACATTCTGACTGACAAGCTGGGGGAGAAAGACCCCCGCAG CCTGACCCTCTATGTGGAAGTAGCCTGCAATGGGCTCCTGGGGGCCGGAAAGGGATCCATGATCGCAGCCCCTGATCCAGAGAAGATGTTCCAGGTGAGCCGGGCTGAGCTGGCCGTGTTCCACCGGGATGTCTACAAGCTCCTGGTGGACCTGGAGCTCCTGCTGGGCATCGCCAAG GGCCTCGGGGAGGACAACCAGCGCAGCTTCCAGGCCCTATACACTGCCAACCAGATGGTGAACGTATGTGACCCTGCCCAGCCTGAGACCTTCCCAGTGGCCCAGGCCCTGGCCTCCAAGTTTTTTGGCCAACGTGGGGGTGAAAGCCAGCATACCATCCACGCCATGGGGCACTGCCACATTGACACAG CCTGGCTCTGGCCCTTCAAGGAGACCGTGCGGAAATGTGCCCGGAGCTGGGTGACAGTCGTTCAGCTCATGGAGCGGAACCCCGAGTTCATCTTTGCCTGCTCCCAG GCACAGCAGCTTGAGTGGGTGAGGAGCTACTACCCTGGCCTGCATGCCCGGCTCCAGGAGTTCGCCTGCCGTGGGCAGTTTGTGCCCGTGGGGGGCACCTGGGTGGAAATG GATGGGAACCTTCCCAGTGGAGAGTCCATGGTGAGGCAGTTCCTGCAGGGTCAGAACTTCTTCCGTCAGGAGTTCGGGAAGATGTGCTCGGAG TTCTGGCTGCCAGACACATTCGGCTACTCTGCGCAGCTGCCCCAGATCATGCGTAGCTGTGGTATCAAGCGCTTCCTCACCCAAAAGCTGAGCTGGAACTTGGTGAACTCCTTCCCG CACCATACCTTTTTCTGGGAGGGGCTGGATGGCTCCCAGGTGCTGGCCCACTTCCCGCCTGGTGACTCCTATGGGATGCAGGGCAGTGTGGAGGAG GTGCTGAAGACGGTGGCCAAAAACCGGGACAAGGGACGGACCAACCACAGTGCCTTCCTCTTTGGCTTTGGGGATGGAGGTGGAGGCCCCACCCAGACCATGGTGGACCGCTTGAAGCGGCTGTGCAATACCGATGGGCTGCCCAG GGTGCAGCTGTCTTCTCCGGAGCGACTCTTCTCGGCGCTGGAGGGCCACTCGGAGCAGCTGTGCACCTGGGTTGGGGAGCTCTTCCTGGAGCTACACAACGGCACCTATACCACGCATGCCCAG ATCAAGAAGGGGAACCGGGAGTGTGAGCGGATCCTGCATGACGTGGAGCTGCTCAGCAGCCTGGCCTTGGCTCGCAGTGCCCAGTTCCTCTACCCGGCTGCCCTGCTGCAGGATCTCTGGAG ACTCCTGCTCCTGACCCAGTTCCATGATGTGGTGACTGGGAGCTGCATCCAGCTGGTGGCAGAGGAAGCCATATGTCACTACGAAG ACATCCGTTCCCATGGCAACACACTGCTCAGCGCTGCAGCTGCAGCCCTGTGTGCTGGGGAGCCAGGTCCCGAGGGCCTTCTCATTGTCAACACGCTGCCCTGGAAGCGCACCGAAGTTTTGGCCCTGCCCCGGTCTGGCGGGGCCCACTCCTTAG ccctggtcACCGTCCCCAGCATGGGCTTTGCTcctgctcccacccccacctcactgCAGCCCCTGCTGCCCCAGCAGCCTGTGTTCGTAGTGCAAGAG ACTGACAGTTCTGTGACTCTGGACAACGGCATCATCCGAGTGAGGCTGGACCCAACTGGCCGCCTGACATCCCTGGTGCTGGTGGCCTCTGGCAG GGAGGCCATTGCTGAGGGTGCCATGGGGAACCAGTTTGTGCTGTTTGACGATGTCCCTCTGTACTGGGATGCATGGGACGTCATGGACTACCACCTAGAAACACG GAAGCCAGTGCTGGGCCAGGCAGGGACCCTGGCAGTGGGCACTGAGGGTGGTGTGCGGGGCAGCGCCTGGTTCCTGCTGCAGATCAGCCCTAATAGTCGGCTCAGCCAGGAGGTTGTGTTGGATGTTGGCTGCCCCTATGTCCGCTTCCACACTGAG gtgCACTGGCACGAGGCCCACAAGTTCCTGAAGGTGGAGTTCCCTGCCCGTGTGCGCAGCCCCCAGGCCACCTATGAGGTCCAGTTTGGACATCTGCAGCGGCCCACCCACTACAACACCTCTTGGGACTGGGCTCGATTTGAG GTGTGGGCCCACCGCTGGATGGATCTGTCAGAGCACGGCTTTGGGCTGGCTCTGCTCAATGACTGCAAGTATGGCGCGTCAGTACGGGGCAACGTCCTCAGCCTCTCGCT CTTGCGAGCGCCTAAGTCCCCTGACGCCACCGTGGACATGGGACGCCACGAGTTCACCTACGCGCTGATGCCGCACAAGG GCTCATTCCAGGACGCTGGCGTTATCCCCGCTGCTTACAGCCTCAACTTCCCACTGCTGGCGCTGCCGGCCCCGGGCCCGGCGCCCGCCGCTGCCTGGAGCGCCTTCTCAGTGTCCTCGCCCGCGGTCGTGCTGGAGACTGTCAAGCAG GCGGAGACCAGCCCCCAGGGCCGCACACTCCTGCTGCGGCTCTACGAGGCCCATGGCAGTCACACCGACTGCTGGCTGCACACGTCGCTGCCGGTTCAGGAGGCCGTCCT CTGTGACCTCCTGGAGCGCCGCGACCCTACTGGCCCCCTACTCCTCCGGGACAACCGCCTGAAGCTCACCTTTACTCCCTTCCAAGTGCAGTCCCTGTTGCTCGTTCTGCAGCCCCCACCGAACTGA
- the MAN2C1 gene encoding alpha-mannosidase 2C1 isoform X2: MIAAPDPEKMFQVSRAELAVFHRDVYKLLVDLELLLGIAKGLGEDNQRSFQALYTANQMVNVCDPAQPETFPVAQALASKFFGQRGGESQHTIHAMGHCHIDTAWLWPFKETVRKCARSWVTVVQLMERNPEFIFACSQAQQLEWVRSYYPGLHARLQEFACRGQFVPVGGTWVEMDGNLPSGESMVRQFLQGQNFFRQEFGKMCSEFWLPDTFGYSAQLPQIMRSCGIKRFLTQKLSWNLVNSFPHHTFFWEGLDGSQVLAHFPPGDSYGMQGSVEEVLKTVAKNRDKGRTNHSAFLFGFGDGGGGPTQTMVDRLKRLCNTDGLPRVQLSSPERLFSALEGHSEQLCTWVGELFLELHNGTYTTHAQIKKGNRECERILHDVELLSSLALARSAQFLYPAALLQDLWRLLLLTQFHDVVTGSCIQLVAEEAICHYEDIRSHGNTLLSAAAAALCAGEPGPEGLLIVNTLPWKRTEVLALPRSGGAHSLALVTVPSMGFAPAPTPTSLQPLLPQQPVFVVQETDSSVTLDNGIIRVRLDPTGRLTSLVLVASGREAIAEGAMGNQFVLFDDVPLYWDAWDVMDYHLETRKPVLGQAGTLAVGTEGGVRGSAWFLLQISPNSRLSQEVVLDVGCPYVRFHTEVHWHEAHKFLKVEFPARVRSPQATYEVQFGHLQRPTHYNTSWDWARFEVWAHRWMDLSEHGFGLALLNDCKYGASVRGNVLSLSLLRAPKSPDATVDMGRHEFTYALMPHKGSFQDAGVIPAAYSLNFPLLALPAPGPAPAAAWSAFSVSSPAVVLETVKQAETSPQGRTLLLRLYEAHGSHTDCWLHTSLPVQEAVLCDLLERRDPTGPLLLRDNRLKLTFTPFQVQSLLLVLQPPPN; the protein is encoded by the exons ATGATCGCAGCCCCTGATCCAGAGAAGATGTTCCAGGTGAGCCGGGCTGAGCTGGCCGTGTTCCACCGGGATGTCTACAAGCTCCTGGTGGACCTGGAGCTCCTGCTGGGCATCGCCAAG GGCCTCGGGGAGGACAACCAGCGCAGCTTCCAGGCCCTATACACTGCCAACCAGATGGTGAACGTATGTGACCCTGCCCAGCCTGAGACCTTCCCAGTGGCCCAGGCCCTGGCCTCCAAGTTTTTTGGCCAACGTGGGGGTGAAAGCCAGCATACCATCCACGCCATGGGGCACTGCCACATTGACACAG CCTGGCTCTGGCCCTTCAAGGAGACCGTGCGGAAATGTGCCCGGAGCTGGGTGACAGTCGTTCAGCTCATGGAGCGGAACCCCGAGTTCATCTTTGCCTGCTCCCAG GCACAGCAGCTTGAGTGGGTGAGGAGCTACTACCCTGGCCTGCATGCCCGGCTCCAGGAGTTCGCCTGCCGTGGGCAGTTTGTGCCCGTGGGGGGCACCTGGGTGGAAATG GATGGGAACCTTCCCAGTGGAGAGTCCATGGTGAGGCAGTTCCTGCAGGGTCAGAACTTCTTCCGTCAGGAGTTCGGGAAGATGTGCTCGGAG TTCTGGCTGCCAGACACATTCGGCTACTCTGCGCAGCTGCCCCAGATCATGCGTAGCTGTGGTATCAAGCGCTTCCTCACCCAAAAGCTGAGCTGGAACTTGGTGAACTCCTTCCCG CACCATACCTTTTTCTGGGAGGGGCTGGATGGCTCCCAGGTGCTGGCCCACTTCCCGCCTGGTGACTCCTATGGGATGCAGGGCAGTGTGGAGGAG GTGCTGAAGACGGTGGCCAAAAACCGGGACAAGGGACGGACCAACCACAGTGCCTTCCTCTTTGGCTTTGGGGATGGAGGTGGAGGCCCCACCCAGACCATGGTGGACCGCTTGAAGCGGCTGTGCAATACCGATGGGCTGCCCAG GGTGCAGCTGTCTTCTCCGGAGCGACTCTTCTCGGCGCTGGAGGGCCACTCGGAGCAGCTGTGCACCTGGGTTGGGGAGCTCTTCCTGGAGCTACACAACGGCACCTATACCACGCATGCCCAG ATCAAGAAGGGGAACCGGGAGTGTGAGCGGATCCTGCATGACGTGGAGCTGCTCAGCAGCCTGGCCTTGGCTCGCAGTGCCCAGTTCCTCTACCCGGCTGCCCTGCTGCAGGATCTCTGGAG ACTCCTGCTCCTGACCCAGTTCCATGATGTGGTGACTGGGAGCTGCATCCAGCTGGTGGCAGAGGAAGCCATATGTCACTACGAAG ACATCCGTTCCCATGGCAACACACTGCTCAGCGCTGCAGCTGCAGCCCTGTGTGCTGGGGAGCCAGGTCCCGAGGGCCTTCTCATTGTCAACACGCTGCCCTGGAAGCGCACCGAAGTTTTGGCCCTGCCCCGGTCTGGCGGGGCCCACTCCTTAG ccctggtcACCGTCCCCAGCATGGGCTTTGCTcctgctcccacccccacctcactgCAGCCCCTGCTGCCCCAGCAGCCTGTGTTCGTAGTGCAAGAG ACTGACAGTTCTGTGACTCTGGACAACGGCATCATCCGAGTGAGGCTGGACCCAACTGGCCGCCTGACATCCCTGGTGCTGGTGGCCTCTGGCAG GGAGGCCATTGCTGAGGGTGCCATGGGGAACCAGTTTGTGCTGTTTGACGATGTCCCTCTGTACTGGGATGCATGGGACGTCATGGACTACCACCTAGAAACACG GAAGCCAGTGCTGGGCCAGGCAGGGACCCTGGCAGTGGGCACTGAGGGTGGTGTGCGGGGCAGCGCCTGGTTCCTGCTGCAGATCAGCCCTAATAGTCGGCTCAGCCAGGAGGTTGTGTTGGATGTTGGCTGCCCCTATGTCCGCTTCCACACTGAG gtgCACTGGCACGAGGCCCACAAGTTCCTGAAGGTGGAGTTCCCTGCCCGTGTGCGCAGCCCCCAGGCCACCTATGAGGTCCAGTTTGGACATCTGCAGCGGCCCACCCACTACAACACCTCTTGGGACTGGGCTCGATTTGAG GTGTGGGCCCACCGCTGGATGGATCTGTCAGAGCACGGCTTTGGGCTGGCTCTGCTCAATGACTGCAAGTATGGCGCGTCAGTACGGGGCAACGTCCTCAGCCTCTCGCT CTTGCGAGCGCCTAAGTCCCCTGACGCCACCGTGGACATGGGACGCCACGAGTTCACCTACGCGCTGATGCCGCACAAGG GCTCATTCCAGGACGCTGGCGTTATCCCCGCTGCTTACAGCCTCAACTTCCCACTGCTGGCGCTGCCGGCCCCGGGCCCGGCGCCCGCCGCTGCCTGGAGCGCCTTCTCAGTGTCCTCGCCCGCGGTCGTGCTGGAGACTGTCAAGCAG GCGGAGACCAGCCCCCAGGGCCGCACACTCCTGCTGCGGCTCTACGAGGCCCATGGCAGTCACACCGACTGCTGGCTGCACACGTCGCTGCCGGTTCAGGAGGCCGTCCT CTGTGACCTCCTGGAGCGCCGCGACCCTACTGGCCCCCTACTCCTCCGGGACAACCGCCTGAAGCTCACCTTTACTCCCTTCCAAGTGCAGTCCCTGTTGCTCGTTCTGCAGCCCCCACCGAACTGA
- the MAN2C1 gene encoding alpha-mannosidase 2C1 isoform X4 — protein MAAAAPALKHWRTTLERVEKFVSPLYFTDCNLRGRLFGDSCPVAELSSFLTPERLPYEEAVQQDFRPAQVGDSFGPTWWTCWFRVELTIPEAWVGQEVHLRWESDGEGLVWRDGEPVQGLTKEGEKTSYILTDKLGEKDPRSLTLYVEVACNGLLGAGKGSMIAAPDPEKMFQVSRAELAVFHRDVYKLLVDLELLLGIAKGLGEDNQRSFQALYTANQMVNVCDPAQPETFPVAQALASKFFGQRGGESQHTIHAMGHCHIDTAWLWPFKETVRKCARSWVTVVQLMERNPEFIFACSQAQQLEWVRSYYPGLHARLQEFACRGQFVPVGGTWVEMDGNLPSGESMVRQFLQGQNFFRQEFGKMCSEFWLPDTFGYSAQLPQIMRSCGIKRFLTQKLSWNLVNSFPHHTFFWEGLDGSQVLAHFPPGDSYGMQGSVEEVLKTVAKNRDKGRTNHSAFLFGFGDGGGGPTQTMVDRLKRLCNTDGLPRVQLSSPERLFSALEGHSEQLCTWVGELFLELHNGTYTTHAQIKKGNRECERILHDVELLSSLALARSAQFLYPAALLQDLWRLLLLTQFHDVVTGSCIQLVAEEAICHYEDIRSHGNTLLSAAAAALCAGEPGPEGLLIVNTLPWKRTEVLALPRSGGAHSLGMSWGEGLLPSPGHRPQHGLCSCSHPHLTAAPAAPAACVRSARGECWHVAVGQGLSWAVPNNVEVLSSPIWSKWRGRAEAGGQVGCWLREAPADLASRPPPTKTDSSVTLDNGIIRVRLDPTGRLTSLVLVASGREAIAEGAMGNQFVLFDDVPLYWDAWDVMDYHLETRKPVLGQAGTLAVGTEGGVRGSAWFLLQISPNSRLSQEVVLDVGCPYVRFHTEVHWHEAHKFLKVEFPARVRSPQATYEVQFGHLQRPTHYNTSWDWARFEVWAHRWMDLSEHGFGLALLNDCKYGASVRGNVLSLSLLRAPKSPDATVDMGRHEFTYALMPHKGSFQDAGVIPAAYSLNFPLLALPAPGPAPAAAWSAFSVSSPAVVLETVKQAETSPQGRTLLLRLYEAHGSHTDCWLHTSLPVQEAVLCDLLERRDPTGPLLLRDNRLKLTFTPFQVQSLLLVLQPPPN, from the exons atggcggcggcggcgccggccCTGAAGCACTGGCGCACTACTCTGGAGCGGGTGGAGAAATTCGTGTCGCCGCTCTACTTTACCGATTGTAATCTCCGCGGCAG GCTCTTTGGAGACAGCTGCCCAGTGGCCGAGCTCTCCAGCTTCTTGACGCCCGAAAGACTTCCCTACGAGGAGGCAGTCCAGCAGGACTTCCGCCCCGCGCAGGTCGGCGACAGCTTCGGACCCAC ATGGTGGACCTGTTGGTTCCGCGTAGAGCTGACCATCCCAGAGGCATGGGTGGGTCAGGAAGTTCACCTTCGCTGGGAAAGTGATGGAGAAGGCCTGGTGTGGCGTGATGGGGAACCTGTCCAG GGTTTGAccaaagagggagagaaaaccaGCTACATTCTGACTGACAAGCTGGGGGAGAAAGACCCCCGCAG CCTGACCCTCTATGTGGAAGTAGCCTGCAATGGGCTCCTGGGGGCCGGAAAGGGATCCATGATCGCAGCCCCTGATCCAGAGAAGATGTTCCAGGTGAGCCGGGCTGAGCTGGCCGTGTTCCACCGGGATGTCTACAAGCTCCTGGTGGACCTGGAGCTCCTGCTGGGCATCGCCAAG GGCCTCGGGGAGGACAACCAGCGCAGCTTCCAGGCCCTATACACTGCCAACCAGATGGTGAACGTATGTGACCCTGCCCAGCCTGAGACCTTCCCAGTGGCCCAGGCCCTGGCCTCCAAGTTTTTTGGCCAACGTGGGGGTGAAAGCCAGCATACCATCCACGCCATGGGGCACTGCCACATTGACACAG CCTGGCTCTGGCCCTTCAAGGAGACCGTGCGGAAATGTGCCCGGAGCTGGGTGACAGTCGTTCAGCTCATGGAGCGGAACCCCGAGTTCATCTTTGCCTGCTCCCAG GCACAGCAGCTTGAGTGGGTGAGGAGCTACTACCCTGGCCTGCATGCCCGGCTCCAGGAGTTCGCCTGCCGTGGGCAGTTTGTGCCCGTGGGGGGCACCTGGGTGGAAATG GATGGGAACCTTCCCAGTGGAGAGTCCATGGTGAGGCAGTTCCTGCAGGGTCAGAACTTCTTCCGTCAGGAGTTCGGGAAGATGTGCTCGGAG TTCTGGCTGCCAGACACATTCGGCTACTCTGCGCAGCTGCCCCAGATCATGCGTAGCTGTGGTATCAAGCGCTTCCTCACCCAAAAGCTGAGCTGGAACTTGGTGAACTCCTTCCCG CACCATACCTTTTTCTGGGAGGGGCTGGATGGCTCCCAGGTGCTGGCCCACTTCCCGCCTGGTGACTCCTATGGGATGCAGGGCAGTGTGGAGGAG GTGCTGAAGACGGTGGCCAAAAACCGGGACAAGGGACGGACCAACCACAGTGCCTTCCTCTTTGGCTTTGGGGATGGAGGTGGAGGCCCCACCCAGACCATGGTGGACCGCTTGAAGCGGCTGTGCAATACCGATGGGCTGCCCAG GGTGCAGCTGTCTTCTCCGGAGCGACTCTTCTCGGCGCTGGAGGGCCACTCGGAGCAGCTGTGCACCTGGGTTGGGGAGCTCTTCCTGGAGCTACACAACGGCACCTATACCACGCATGCCCAG ATCAAGAAGGGGAACCGGGAGTGTGAGCGGATCCTGCATGACGTGGAGCTGCTCAGCAGCCTGGCCTTGGCTCGCAGTGCCCAGTTCCTCTACCCGGCTGCCCTGCTGCAGGATCTCTGGAG ACTCCTGCTCCTGACCCAGTTCCATGATGTGGTGACTGGGAGCTGCATCCAGCTGGTGGCAGAGGAAGCCATATGTCACTACGAAG ACATCCGTTCCCATGGCAACACACTGCTCAGCGCTGCAGCTGCAGCCCTGTGTGCTGGGGAGCCAGGTCCCGAGGGCCTTCTCATTGTCAACACGCTGCCCTGGAAGCGCACCGAAGTTTTGGCCCTGCCCCGGTCTGGCGGGGCCCACTCCTTAGGTATGAGCTGGGGAGAAGG cctcctccccagccctggtcACCGTCCCCAGCATGGGCTTTGCTcctgctcccacccccacctcactgCAGCCCCTGCTGCCCCAGCAGCCTGTGTTCGTAGTGCAAGAGGTGAGTGCTGGCACGTGGCGGTGGGGCAGGGGCTGTCCTGGGCTGTCCCTAACAACGTGGAAGTTCTGAGCTCCCCAATCTGGAGCAAGTGGCGAGGCAGGGCTGAGGCTGGAGGTCAGGTGGGCTGTTGGTTGCGGGAAGCCCCTGCAGACCTAGCCTCAAGGCCCCCTCCCACCAAGACTGACAGTTCTGTGACTCTGGACAACGGCATCATCCGAGTGAGGCTGGACCCAACTGGCCGCCTGACATCCCTGGTGCTGGTGGCCTCTGGCAG GGAGGCCATTGCTGAGGGTGCCATGGGGAACCAGTTTGTGCTGTTTGACGATGTCCCTCTGTACTGGGATGCATGGGACGTCATGGACTACCACCTAGAAACACG GAAGCCAGTGCTGGGCCAGGCAGGGACCCTGGCAGTGGGCACTGAGGGTGGTGTGCGGGGCAGCGCCTGGTTCCTGCTGCAGATCAGCCCTAATAGTCGGCTCAGCCAGGAGGTTGTGTTGGATGTTGGCTGCCCCTATGTCCGCTTCCACACTGAG gtgCACTGGCACGAGGCCCACAAGTTCCTGAAGGTGGAGTTCCCTGCCCGTGTGCGCAGCCCCCAGGCCACCTATGAGGTCCAGTTTGGACATCTGCAGCGGCCCACCCACTACAACACCTCTTGGGACTGGGCTCGATTTGAG GTGTGGGCCCACCGCTGGATGGATCTGTCAGAGCACGGCTTTGGGCTGGCTCTGCTCAATGACTGCAAGTATGGCGCGTCAGTACGGGGCAACGTCCTCAGCCTCTCGCT CTTGCGAGCGCCTAAGTCCCCTGACGCCACCGTGGACATGGGACGCCACGAGTTCACCTACGCGCTGATGCCGCACAAGG GCTCATTCCAGGACGCTGGCGTTATCCCCGCTGCTTACAGCCTCAACTTCCCACTGCTGGCGCTGCCGGCCCCGGGCCCGGCGCCCGCCGCTGCCTGGAGCGCCTTCTCAGTGTCCTCGCCCGCGGTCGTGCTGGAGACTGTCAAGCAG GCGGAGACCAGCCCCCAGGGCCGCACACTCCTGCTGCGGCTCTACGAGGCCCATGGCAGTCACACCGACTGCTGGCTGCACACGTCGCTGCCGGTTCAGGAGGCCGTCCT CTGTGACCTCCTGGAGCGCCGCGACCCTACTGGCCCCCTACTCCTCCGGGACAACCGCCTGAAGCTCACCTTTACTCCCTTCCAAGTGCAGTCCCTGTTGCTCGTTCTGCAGCCCCCACCGAACTGA